A single Bacillus sp. HMF5848 DNA region contains:
- the trpS gene encoding tryptophan--tRNA ligase, which yields MKTIFSGIQPSGTISIGNYLGALRHFVPMQEENQCFFCIVDQHAITVPQNQTELRKNIRSLAALYIACGIDPEKSTLFIQSEVPAHSQLAWIMQCTAYVGELERMTQYKDKSAGKEAVSAGLLTYPPLMVADILLYNTDIVPVGEDQKQHLELTRDLADRFNKRYREIFTIPEPRIPQQGARIMSLQDPLKKMSKSDANQKAFISMLDDAKAIEKKVKSAVTDSEGTVRYDVENKPGVANLLTIYSLFTGRSIQELEQAYEGKGYGEFKAGVAEAIIATLGPIQEKYNALMESEELDQILDNGAEQANRVARKTLQKVERAVGLGRKKR from the coding sequence ATGAAAACTATTTTTTCCGGCATTCAGCCTAGTGGTACAATTTCAATAGGTAACTACCTTGGTGCACTACGCCATTTTGTTCCTATGCAAGAAGAGAATCAATGCTTTTTTTGTATTGTTGACCAACACGCTATTACAGTACCGCAAAATCAAACCGAACTGAGAAAAAACATACGAAGCTTAGCCGCATTGTATATCGCATGCGGCATTGACCCAGAAAAATCTACATTATTTATTCAATCAGAGGTACCAGCACACTCACAATTAGCATGGATTATGCAATGTACAGCTTATGTAGGTGAGCTTGAGCGAATGACTCAATATAAAGACAAGTCTGCAGGTAAAGAAGCAGTATCAGCTGGATTACTTACTTATCCACCACTTATGGTCGCTGATATTCTTCTCTATAACACGGACATCGTCCCTGTTGGTGAGGATCAAAAGCAACATCTTGAATTAACTCGCGACCTTGCTGACCGCTTTAATAAACGTTATCGTGAAATTTTCACAATTCCAGAACCTCGTATTCCACAACAAGGTGCTCGTATTATGAGTCTTCAAGATCCGTTGAAGAAAATGAGTAAGTCTGACGCAAACCAAAAAGCATTTATATCTATGCTCGATGATGCTAAAGCAATTGAGAAAAAAGTAAAAAGTGCTGTAACTGATTCAGAAGGCACTGTTCGTTACGACGTTGAAAATAAACCAGGTGTGGCTAACCTGTTAACTATTTACTCTTTATTTACAGGTAGAAGTATTCAAGAGCTAGAACAAGCATATGAAGGCAAAGGATACGGGGAATTTAAAGCAGGTGTTGCAGAGGCCATCATAGCAACACTCGGACCTATTCAAGAAAAATACAATGCATTAATGGAATCTGAAGAGCTTGATCAAATCCTCGATAATGGAGCAGAGCAAGCGAACCGAGTTGCTCGTAAAACGCTTCAAAAAGTTGAAAGAGCAGTAGGATTAGGACGTAAGAAACGATAA
- a CDS encoding DUF3899 domain-containing protein, which yields MKFIKLLIIAVLLSFLFMLINAKGFSYISFVNFLFFMSVLYLSVAGMQYVLQTGFMSGIIYSFKRFAKRTNVIEQMIDEEIKYPTFSFRTMNSYFLCGSLLFILSFLISFMI from the coding sequence TTGAAATTCATTAAATTACTTATAATTGCTGTCCTTCTCTCCTTCCTATTCATGCTGATTAATGCGAAGGGGTTCTCCTATATATCATTTGTAAACTTCCTGTTCTTTATGTCTGTTCTTTACTTAAGTGTGGCAGGAATGCAATATGTGTTACAAACAGGATTTATGAGTGGTATAATTTATTCTTTTAAACGCTTTGCCAAACGTACAAATGTGATTGAACAAATGATTGATGAAGAAATTAAATATCCTACTTTTTCATTTAGAACCATGAACAGTTACTTTTTATGCGGATCTTTATTGTTTATCTTGTCATTTTTAATCAGCTTTATGATTTAG
- a CDS encoding peptide ABC transporter substrate-binding protein: protein MKNTKLYFALVLALVFSLTLAACGTADKEQTDNNAAGEGETTQPAAEQIFNFYESSDIPTMDTTQAEDGTSFNAMNQVFEGLYSFSNEGGVELGMAAEEPTIEEKEGEFVYTFKIRDNANWSDGSPVKAEDFVYAWQKALNPDTLSPYAFIFDIAAIKNAAEIQNADSELYGKVEELGAKAIDDKTLEVTVTKNIPYFADLMAFSTFLPQPKAFAEEKADKYALEADTMLYNGPFKMTEWNHGAGWVFKKNENYWNADVVTLETANFKVIKESSAALNLYKTGEIDRVGLSADDVEIHKEEPEFGVKLGTTSYFFRMNQQNPALANNDIRKALFYAYDRKALVDILINNGSIASRFWVPQDFVFGPDGKDFREVAPDGYLENNNVEKALEHWNKGLAALGTDTIELEFLTTDNDFAVKLAEYAQAQYQEKLPGIQITINKQPWKQFLEIQGAMDYDLATGGWGPDYPDPMTFMDLFITDSANNEMAYSNPKFDELILGAYEEQDAAKRWAMLQEAERILIEEDTAIIPTYQKGASFLMKEYVQGYTTHSFGPDYSLKFITIEK from the coding sequence ATGAAAAATACTAAATTGTATTTCGCTCTAGTTCTTGCACTAGTGTTTAGTTTAACTCTAGCTGCTTGTGGAACTGCAGATAAAGAGCAAACAGACAATAACGCTGCTGGAGAAGGCGAAACAACTCAACCAGCTGCTGAACAAATTTTCAATTTCTATGAATCATCTGATATCCCAACAATGGATACAACACAAGCGGAAGACGGTACAAGCTTCAACGCAATGAACCAAGTATTTGAAGGTTTATACTCATTTTCAAATGAGGGTGGCGTGGAGCTAGGTATGGCTGCTGAAGAACCAACTATTGAAGAAAAAGAAGGCGAGTTTGTTTATACATTCAAGATTCGTGACAATGCTAACTGGTCTGATGGTTCCCCTGTAAAAGCAGAAGATTTCGTATATGCTTGGCAAAAAGCATTAAACCCAGATACATTATCACCTTATGCTTTCATTTTTGATATCGCTGCAATTAAAAATGCTGCTGAGATTCAAAATGCTGATTCTGAGCTTTATGGTAAAGTTGAGGAATTAGGAGCTAAAGCTATTGATGATAAAACATTAGAAGTGACAGTAACAAAAAATATTCCATACTTTGCTGATTTAATGGCATTCTCAACATTTTTACCACAACCTAAGGCATTCGCTGAAGAAAAAGCAGACAAGTACGCTTTAGAAGCTGATACTATGCTTTACAACGGTCCATTCAAAATGACGGAGTGGAACCATGGTGCTGGTTGGGTATTCAAGAAAAACGAAAACTATTGGAATGCAGACGTTGTAACACTAGAAACAGCTAACTTTAAAGTAATTAAAGAAAGCTCTGCAGCTCTTAACCTTTATAAAACAGGTGAGATTGACCGTGTTGGTTTAAGTGCAGACGATGTTGAAATTCATAAAGAAGAGCCTGAGTTCGGAGTAAAGTTAGGTACTACTTCTTACTTCTTCCGTATGAACCAACAAAATCCAGCATTAGCTAATAACGACATTCGTAAAGCTTTATTCTATGCTTACGATCGTAAAGCATTAGTTGATATTTTAATTAACAACGGTTCAATCGCTTCTCGCTTCTGGGTACCACAAGATTTCGTATTTGGTCCTGACGGAAAAGACTTCCGTGAGGTAGCTCCTGATGGTTACTTAGAGAACAACAATGTTGAAAAAGCCCTTGAACACTGGAATAAAGGTCTTGCTGCTTTAGGCACAGATACAATTGAGTTAGAGTTCTTAACAACTGATAACGATTTTGCTGTTAAGCTTGCAGAATACGCACAAGCGCAATACCAAGAAAAATTACCAGGCATTCAAATTACAATCAACAAACAACCTTGGAAGCAATTTTTAGAAATTCAAGGTGCAATGGATTATGATCTAGCAACTGGTGGTTGGGGTCCTGACTATCCAGATCCAATGACGTTCATGGATTTATTTATTACTGACAGTGCAAATAATGAAATGGCGTATTCAAATCCAAAGTTTGATGAATTAATTCTAGGTGCTTATGAAGAACAAGATGCTGCAAAGCGTTGGGCTATGCTTCAAGAAGCAGAGCGTATCTTAATTGAAGAAGACACAGCTATCATCCCAACATACCAAAAGGGTGCATCTTTCTTAATGAAGGAATATGTACAAGGTTACACAACACACTCATTTGGTCCAGATTATAGCTTGAAATTCATAACGATTGAAAAGTAA
- the opp3b gene encoding oligopeptide ABC transporter permease — protein sequence MLITFIIIASATFFLMKLLPGSPFNNQEKLSDTQIHALNERYGLNDPYPVQYAKYMGNLFQGDLGVSFQMDGRSVTKIISERIGPSAYLGFQSIFIGTLIGLILGIVAALKHNTLLDYGTMVIAVLGISIPSFVVAGLLQFFIGVKLQWLPVAYWEGFTYTIMPTIALSAGVVATIARFMRTEMLEVLNQDYITTAYAKGLSGLAVILKHTIRNALIPVITILGPLTVGLMTGSLVIEKIFVIPGLGEQFVVSIMTNDFPVIMGTTLFFSALFIVIILLVDISYGIIDPRIRLAGGKD from the coding sequence ATGCTTATCACATTTATAATAATTGCCTCAGCCACATTCTTCTTAATGAAGCTATTACCAGGCTCTCCCTTCAACAATCAGGAAAAGCTATCTGATACACAAATTCACGCGTTGAATGAAAGATATGGTCTGAACGATCCGTACCCTGTACAATATGCAAAATACATGGGGAATTTGTTTCAAGGAGATCTTGGCGTATCATTTCAAATGGATGGCCGTAGTGTAACAAAAATTATTAGTGAGCGTATTGGACCATCTGCATACTTAGGTTTCCAATCTATATTTATTGGAACGTTAATTGGTCTTATTCTTGGAATTGTGGCTGCTTTAAAGCACAATACACTACTCGATTATGGAACGATGGTTATAGCCGTACTCGGGATTTCGATACCATCCTTCGTTGTTGCGGGACTTTTACAATTCTTCATTGGTGTAAAATTACAATGGCTACCCGTGGCGTATTGGGAAGGCTTTACTTATACGATCATGCCAACGATTGCATTGTCTGCTGGTGTAGTAGCTACTATTGCTCGTTTCATGCGAACTGAGATGCTCGAAGTATTAAATCAAGATTATATAACAACAGCATATGCTAAAGGTCTATCTGGTTTAGCTGTTATTCTTAAACATACAATTCGTAATGCGTTGATCCCTGTTATTACCATTTTAGGTCCGTTAACAGTGGGCTTGATGACAGGATCATTAGTTATCGAGAAGATATTTGTTATCCCAGGACTTGGTGAACAATTCGTTGTGTCAATAATGACAAACGATTTCCCAGTTATTATGGGAACTACTTTGTTCTTTAGTGCCTTGTTTATTGTGATAATCTTATTAGTTGATATCTCTTACGGTATTATTGATCCAAGAATTCGTTTAGCAGGAGGGAAAGATTAA
- the opp3C gene encoding oligopeptide ABC transporter permease: MSLEYKNLDQDLFQPATIDESEREKIAGESTGFWKDAWRRLKKNPGAMIGIVLIGIIVLLAIFGPMMNDHKYDEQDLYRAKLPAKVPVLENIPFLGLDGHDIRGVDQYERKQVDEYFWFGTDEFGRDNWTRVWEGTRISMFIALMAAFIDLVVGVAYGGISAYYGGRVDNYMQRIIEVLVGIPNLIVVILLILILQPGVTSIILAMVITGWIGMARIVRGQILKLKNLEFVLASRTLGGSHNRLILKHLIPNVLGHIIITTMFTIPSAIFTEAFLSFIGLGIRPPVASLGTIINDGFKSLQTYPHLVVFPAIIISTIMIAFNLVGDGLRDAFDPKLRK; the protein is encoded by the coding sequence ATGAGCTTGGAATATAAAAATTTAGATCAAGACTTATTCCAGCCTGCAACGATTGATGAAAGTGAACGTGAAAAAATCGCAGGTGAGAGTACTGGATTTTGGAAAGACGCATGGCGTCGTTTAAAGAAAAATCCTGGAGCGATGATAGGAATTGTCCTTATAGGTATTATTGTTCTCTTAGCAATATTTGGTCCTATGATGAACGATCATAAATATGATGAACAAGACTTATACCGTGCAAAGTTACCAGCTAAGGTTCCTGTCTTAGAAAATATTCCTTTTTTAGGTCTTGATGGACATGATATTCGTGGTGTGGACCAATATGAAAGAAAGCAAGTTGACGAGTACTTCTGGTTTGGTACGGATGAATTTGGCCGTGATAACTGGACACGTGTATGGGAAGGTACCCGCATTTCAATGTTTATTGCACTCATGGCAGCATTTATCGATTTAGTTGTCGGTGTAGCGTATGGTGGAATTTCTGCTTATTACGGAGGGCGTGTAGATAATTACATGCAGCGTATTATCGAAGTGTTAGTAGGAATCCCGAATTTAATTGTAGTTATTCTTTTAATCTTAATTCTACAGCCTGGTGTTACATCTATCATTCTTGCGATGGTTATTACAGGTTGGATTGGGATGGCCCGTATTGTACGTGGTCAAATTTTAAAGTTAAAGAATCTCGAATTCGTGTTAGCATCTAGAACGCTAGGTGGTTCACATAATCGACTCATTCTTAAACATTTAATTCCTAATGTTCTTGGTCACATTATTATTACAACAATGTTTACAATTCCGTCTGCGATTTTCACAGAAGCATTCTTAAGCTTCATTGGATTAGGTATTCGTCCTCCAGTCGCATCACTTGGTACTATTATCAACGATGGATTTAAGAGCTTACAAACGTACCCACACTTAGTGGTGTTCCCGGCCATTATCATCAGTACTATTATGATTGCATTTAACTTAGTTGGTGACGGTCTGCGTGATGCTTTCGATCCAAAATTACGTAAATAG